The genomic window CCGTCTCAGAGAGACTGACAGACACTCGTTGTGTGGTCCGGTACGGAGCTGTCAGCAGCGGATTACCGTACGAAATCGCTCATAGATCGTTCCGCTCGACGCAACTCGACTCGAGATCGGTATCTCCAATCCGCCATTCGGCGCCGAATCGGACTGTTGTCTGACCGTAATTGCCCCATAATTATGCCCCGTTCCGGTGGAGACGAGCGCAATGAGAATCCTGCTTCTGCGGACGTGGACGACGAACATCGGGAACGGATTCATCGACTACGGGGCGAAGGCGATGCTCGAGCGGGCGTTCCCCGACGCGGAGATCGTCGAGACGGGCGGCTATCCGAACCACGCGGCGGACACCGCGGCGCTGTGGCGGGGCACGCGAAAGTTCGAACGGATGACCGGGTACGGAGGGTCGGACTACGAGTCGCCGACGCACTCGATCCGGCGGAACGCGGTGAACGTCAGCGAACTGATCGACGCCGATCTGGCCGTCCTCCCGGGCTGCGTGCTCTCCCGGCCGACGTTCCGAAAGTACTTCGACACGCTCACTCGACTCAGGGAGCGGGACATTCCGATCGTCATCATCGGTGGGGGCGGCGAGGAGTACGACGAAGCCGAACGGAAAGACGTCGAGGCCGTCTTCGACGCGCTCGACATCGAGGTCCTGCTCACCCGGGATCGAACCGCCTACGAGGAGTACGACGACCTCGTCGAGTACTGCTACGACGGCATCGACTGCTCGCTGTTCCTGGGCGACGCTCACCAACCGCCCGAGGCGAACCGAGAGTTCGACGTCCACGCGTTCGACAAGGGCGAAGAGCCCGATATCGACGGCGCGTCGTCGACGATCATCAGGCCCGATCACGCGCCCTTCGACGAACCGTACCACTTCCCGGTCGGCGAGCGGGCGCGGGAACTGCTCGGCCTCGAGACGCCCCTGTTCGAGCAGGAGAACGTCTTCGTCTCCGACATGGTGACCGACTACCTCTTCCTCTACGCCAACGCGGACGTGGTGCGCTCGGACCGGATCCACGCCTGCCTCCCCGCCCTGACCTACGGCAACCGGGCGCAGTTCTACTTCGACACGCCGCGGGCGAACCTCTTCGATCGGGTTCCGATCGACGGCGACGTCACGAGCGAGCCGGTCCGGTTCGATATGGACGAACTCGAGCGGGAGAAAGACGCGCAGGTCGAGGCCCTCGAGGAAGGGGTCACGACGGTCCTGTGACCGTGAGCGTGACCGTCCCGCTGCCCGGAGAGCGACGGCGACTAGCGACCCCGCGGGCGATTCCATTGCCGGGGATAGGTTCTTTGGAGGGGGACTGGTAGGATGAGCGGACACGCGACCATGGGAGACGAGCCATCCATCGCCCTCGTCGTGCTCGATACCCTTCGAGCGGATTCGTTCGACGAGCACTTCGACTGGTTGCCGGGCGTGCAGTTCACGAACGCGTGGAGCACGAGCCACTGGACGGCCCCGGCCCACGCCTCGCTGTTCACCGGCCGCTACGCGAGCGAGGCCGGCGTGACGATCAAGTCCCAGGACTTCGATCGGGACACCACTCGCCTCCCCGAACTGCTCCGGGACCGCGGCTATCGGACGCGGGCGTTCAGCTGCAACGTCAACATCTCGGAGCAGCTGGGCTGGCACCACGGCTTCGACGAGTTCGACGGCGGCTGGCGGCTCAGCGGCCTCGGCGAGGACGTCTTCGACTGGGACGAGTTCATCGCCGAACACCGGTCCGACGGTCCCGAACGGTACCTCCGGGCGCTCTGGCGCTGCGTCGAGGGCGACTGCGATACGACCCAGTCGCTGAAACAGGGGGCCCTGATGAAGCTCCGGGACATGGGGCTCGAGAGACGCCACCCCGACGACGGCGCGGCGGAGTTCCTGGAGTACGTCCGGGAGGAATCGTGGGACCGGGACGGCGAGTTCCTCTTCGCGAACCTCATGGAGGCCCACCTGCCGTACGACCCGCCCGACGAGTACCGGACCTACCCGGACGAAGAGTCACCCCATTTCGACAGCGTGAAGGCCACGCTCGGGGAGCCCTCGGCCGAACCGGACCGGATCAGGACCGCGTACGACGACGCTGTGCGGTACCTCTCGGACATCTACCGCGACATCTACGCCGAACTCGCGGCGGAGTTCGACTACGTCGTGACGGTCGCCGACCACGGCGAGGCGCTCGGGGAGTACGGCGCGTGGCAGCACGGCGGCGGCCTCCATCCCCCCGTGACGAAGGTCCCGCTCGTCGTCTCCGCGCCCGGCCCGAACGCCGACGACCGAACCCCCGACGCGGACGGCGCGGAGCGACCGACGCGGGACGCCCTCGTGAACCTGCTGGACGTCTACGCGACGGTGCTCGACCTCGCCGGTATCGAATCGGCCCACCGTCGCGGCGAGTCGTTCCGCCCGCTGCTCTCGAGCGAGCCGAGCGCGACGGAGCCGCGGTCGAACGCGCTACTCGAGTTCCACGGGAT from Haloterrigena sp. KLK7 includes these protein-coding regions:
- a CDS encoding sulfatase-like hydrolase/transferase — translated: MSGHATMGDEPSIALVVLDTLRADSFDEHFDWLPGVQFTNAWSTSHWTAPAHASLFTGRYASEAGVTIKSQDFDRDTTRLPELLRDRGYRTRAFSCNVNISEQLGWHHGFDEFDGGWRLSGLGEDVFDWDEFIAEHRSDGPERYLRALWRCVEGDCDTTQSLKQGALMKLRDMGLERRHPDDGAAEFLEYVREESWDRDGEFLFANLMEAHLPYDPPDEYRTYPDEESPHFDSVKATLGEPSAEPDRIRTAYDDAVRYLSDIYRDIYAELAAEFDYVVTVADHGEALGEYGAWQHGGGLHPPVTKVPLVVSAPGPNADDRTPDADGAERPTRDALVNLLDVYATVLDLAGIESAHRRGESFRPLLSSEPSATEPRSNALLEFHGISKRRALALEEDGYDVGSVDRERHGVATADCYYFEGLSGTELIGDCDPATLESELERLVADLERREGLSEADMDGLESQLEELGYL
- a CDS encoding polysaccharide pyruvyl transferase family protein — protein: MRILLLRTWTTNIGNGFIDYGAKAMLERAFPDAEIVETGGYPNHAADTAALWRGTRKFERMTGYGGSDYESPTHSIRRNAVNVSELIDADLAVLPGCVLSRPTFRKYFDTLTRLRERDIPIVIIGGGGEEYDEAERKDVEAVFDALDIEVLLTRDRTAYEEYDDLVEYCYDGIDCSLFLGDAHQPPEANREFDVHAFDKGEEPDIDGASSTIIRPDHAPFDEPYHFPVGERARELLGLETPLFEQENVFVSDMVTDYLFLYANADVVRSDRIHACLPALTYGNRAQFYFDTPRANLFDRVPIDGDVTSEPVRFDMDELEREKDAQVEALEEGVTTVL